In Microbulbifer celer, a single window of DNA contains:
- a CDS encoding trimeric intracellular cation channel family protein — translation METLLQWFDLIGIVVFAFTGVLAAGHKQMDLFGAVVLACVTATGGGTTRDMILNVPVFWLAESYYLWIAAATGVISFYLIRYLQVPMRLLMIADAAGLAVFVVIGTQKVLALGHTPAIAMVMGVMTGTFGGLIRDILCGDIPLLLRREIYATAALSGAATLVILNDLDVLPGEAVVAIAVLVTLGIRLAALRWNLSAPIARMRSH, via the coding sequence ATGGAAACACTGCTGCAATGGTTTGACCTGATCGGCATTGTCGTCTTCGCCTTCACCGGCGTCTTGGCGGCCGGTCACAAGCAGATGGATCTATTTGGTGCAGTAGTGCTGGCCTGTGTTACCGCCACCGGCGGTGGCACCACGCGGGATATGATTCTCAACGTGCCGGTATTCTGGCTCGCCGAGAGCTACTACCTGTGGATCGCCGCAGCCACCGGGGTCATCAGTTTCTATCTGATTCGCTACCTGCAGGTCCCCATGCGCCTGCTGATGATCGCCGATGCCGCCGGGCTGGCGGTGTTTGTGGTGATCGGCACCCAGAAAGTCCTCGCCCTCGGCCACACCCCGGCGATCGCCATGGTCATGGGGGTGATGACGGGGACTTTCGGGGGGCTGATCCGGGACATTCTCTGCGGCGACATCCCCCTGCTGCTGCGCCGGGAAATTTATGCCACTGCGGCCTTGAGCGGCGCCGCCACTCTGGTAATACTGAACGATCTTGATGTGCTGCCCGGTGAGGCCGTGGTCGCCATCGCGGTACTGGTTACCCTGGGAATCCGCCTTGCCGCACTGCGCTGGAACCTGTCTGCGCCCATTGCCCGCATGCGCTCCCACTGA
- a CDS encoding methyltransferase domain-containing protein has product MRDRNFDDLAHRFKDRIYGGLKGDIRLAVLNRDLAPLLAAGGRPLTVVDAGGGQGQFALDLAGAGHRVWITDISEAMLALAEQAAIERGLASRVSLHQMPLQALANSPDIPAADLLLCHAVLEWLAEPAQAIQSLTESVVAGGYLSLTFYNRRALEFRLLQRGSLRQLARNRNTEYWGGHPGSLTPQNPLLSESVFDWIAQAGLTVVAHSGIRCFHDFMEPEIRARLPASAIVEEELRYSRIDPYRQMARYIHLLCRKS; this is encoded by the coding sequence GTGCGCGACCGCAACTTTGACGATCTGGCGCATCGCTTCAAAGATCGTATTTACGGGGGCCTGAAAGGCGATATCCGCCTCGCCGTATTGAACCGGGATCTTGCGCCGTTACTGGCAGCGGGCGGCAGGCCGCTCACGGTAGTGGATGCGGGCGGTGGCCAGGGGCAGTTTGCGCTGGACCTGGCGGGCGCAGGGCACCGGGTATGGATCACCGATATCTCCGAGGCCATGTTGGCGCTCGCGGAGCAGGCTGCCATCGAGCGCGGGCTGGCATCCCGGGTGAGCCTGCACCAGATGCCATTACAGGCACTTGCCAACTCACCCGATATTCCCGCCGCTGACCTCCTGTTATGCCACGCGGTACTGGAGTGGCTGGCGGAGCCTGCGCAGGCGATCCAATCGCTTACGGAATCCGTCGTTGCCGGTGGCTACCTTTCCCTGACTTTCTACAACCGCCGGGCGCTGGAATTCCGCCTGTTACAGCGGGGCAGCCTGCGTCAGCTGGCGCGCAACCGCAACACTGAATACTGGGGCGGTCACCCCGGTAGTCTTACCCCGCAGAATCCGCTGCTGTCGGAATCGGTGTTCGATTGGATTGCACAGGCGGGGCTGACGGTCGTGGCACACAGTGGCATTCGCTGCTTTCACGATTTCATGGAACCGGAAATTCGGGCGCGATTGCCGGCGTCAGCCATTGTGGAAGAAGAATTGCGCTATTCCCGCATCGACCCATATCGGCAGATGGCGCGCTATATCCATTTACTGTGCCGAAAATCCTGA
- a CDS encoding porin — translation MRKIIVGPLPLAATTLLAVSAAKAVPIYQSNEVTLYMEGYFTAHMVNTFGDTKMQDGASRIRFGLNIPAYDNWDTGFNLEWGVRAISSAQDLVIQGDQQAQPGDRDQSLYLRQGHAFAKHEKWGDFSAGKQWGVYYEVTYITDWYNVSGGLASGTYGLNSDGGPAGTGRADSALAWRKSWKFDAGELKLGLQYAAHVADLDIMVDDIQGPDTQLVCPSGDCEYGLSHGISLTYRTDIGDGLFFGAAYNRVKLDIASQRGLIFDTSGDEPVLISDRFAFNSSSNDWASAVGAFYGKGAFQPGLYAALVYQRSQNNQLAPVGSVEGITNFFDARGSESFISYSWGPQNCYSVYGGHNLLESDDPGFEAALVRANRYKLQQIYLGFEYRWTERVKLYMENAFDNSNVVARPEFDNFTAVGIRVDI, via the coding sequence ATGCGCAAAATAATTGTCGGCCCACTGCCACTGGCAGCAACCACGCTACTCGCAGTTTCTGCGGCCAAAGCGGTGCCAATCTATCAGTCCAATGAGGTCACCCTGTACATGGAGGGCTATTTTACCGCCCACATGGTGAATACTTTTGGCGATACAAAAATGCAGGATGGCGCCTCCCGTATCCGCTTTGGGCTGAACATCCCCGCCTACGACAATTGGGACACTGGGTTCAACCTCGAATGGGGTGTCCGGGCAATCAGCTCCGCCCAGGATCTGGTTATACAGGGTGACCAGCAGGCGCAACCGGGTGACAGAGATCAATCGCTCTATCTGCGCCAGGGGCACGCATTCGCCAAACACGAAAAATGGGGGGATTTCTCAGCAGGCAAACAATGGGGCGTCTATTACGAGGTGACCTACATTACCGACTGGTACAATGTGTCAGGTGGACTCGCCAGCGGTACCTATGGACTGAATTCGGACGGAGGGCCCGCGGGCACCGGCCGCGCCGACAGTGCGCTGGCCTGGCGTAAAAGCTGGAAATTTGACGCCGGGGAACTCAAGCTGGGTCTCCAGTACGCTGCCCATGTGGCGGACCTGGATATCATGGTCGATGACATACAGGGGCCGGATACGCAGCTCGTCTGTCCATCAGGGGATTGCGAGTACGGTTTGAGCCACGGTATTTCCCTCACCTATCGCACCGATATCGGCGACGGCCTTTTCTTCGGCGCGGCTTATAACCGGGTCAAACTGGATATTGCCAGCCAACGTGGGCTCATCTTTGACACCTCCGGTGATGAGCCGGTACTGATTTCCGACCGGTTTGCATTCAATTCAAGTAGCAACGACTGGGCCTCCGCTGTTGGCGCCTTCTATGGCAAGGGGGCATTCCAGCCCGGACTCTACGCTGCATTGGTGTACCAGCGCTCCCAGAACAACCAATTGGCACCCGTGGGCTCGGTAGAGGGCATCACAAACTTCTTCGATGCCAGGGGCTCGGAGTCCTTTATCAGCTACAGCTGGGGCCCCCAGAACTGCTACTCGGTCTACGGTGGCCACAACCTGCTGGAGTCCGACGACCCGGGGTTTGAGGCCGCACTGGTGCGGGCAAACAGATACAAGTTGCAACAGATATATCTCGGGTTTGAGTATCGCTGGACAGAACGCGTCAAGCTCTATATGGAGAACGCCTTCGACAACAGCAATGTTGTCGCGCGGCCGGAATTCGACAACTTTACCGCCGTCGGCATTCGCGTAGACATCTGA
- a CDS encoding acyl-CoA dehydrogenase, producing MSKNQPLLHWDDILLLDQQLSDEERMIRDTAREYCQSKLMPRVLEANRHEIFDREIMEEMGALGLLGSTIDGYGCAGLNYVSYGLVAREVERVDSGYRSAMSVQSSLVMHPIYAYGSEAQKEKYLPRLATGEWVGCFGLTEPDAGSDPGGMKTRAKKVDGGYRLNGSKMWITNSPIADVFVVWAKDDEGDIRGFVLEKGMEGLSAPKIEGKFSLRASITGEIVMDNVFVPEDNRFPDIKGLRGPFGCLNRARYGISWGAMGAAEYCWHAARQYGLDRKQFDRPLAQTQLFQKKLADMQTEIALGLQGSLRVGRIMDEQKKHFDPTMISLIKRNNCGKALDIARTARDMHGGNGIADEFHVIRHVMNLEAVNTYEGTHDVHALILGRAQTGLQAFF from the coding sequence ATGAGTAAAAACCAGCCTCTTTTGCACTGGGACGACATACTGTTGCTGGATCAGCAATTGAGCGACGAAGAGCGCATGATCCGTGACACCGCACGGGAGTACTGCCAGTCGAAGTTGATGCCGCGGGTCCTCGAGGCCAACCGGCACGAGATATTCGACCGCGAGATCATGGAAGAGATGGGAGCGTTGGGCCTGCTGGGATCTACCATTGACGGTTACGGCTGTGCCGGCCTGAACTATGTCTCCTACGGCCTGGTCGCGCGGGAAGTGGAACGGGTGGACTCAGGCTACCGCTCCGCCATGAGCGTGCAGTCCAGCCTGGTAATGCACCCGATTTACGCCTATGGCAGCGAAGCGCAGAAGGAAAAGTACCTGCCCAGGCTGGCGACCGGCGAATGGGTAGGCTGCTTCGGCCTCACCGAGCCCGATGCTGGTTCCGATCCCGGCGGCATGAAAACCCGGGCGAAAAAAGTAGACGGCGGCTATCGCCTGAACGGCTCAAAAATGTGGATCACCAACAGCCCGATCGCCGATGTCTTCGTGGTGTGGGCGAAGGATGATGAGGGCGATATCCGCGGCTTTGTGCTGGAAAAAGGCATGGAGGGCCTGAGTGCACCGAAGATCGAAGGCAAGTTCTCCCTGCGCGCCTCCATTACCGGCGAAATTGTAATGGACAATGTATTCGTGCCGGAAGACAACCGCTTCCCGGATATCAAAGGCCTGCGCGGCCCCTTCGGCTGCCTGAATCGCGCCCGTTATGGCATCTCCTGGGGCGCAATGGGGGCGGCGGAGTACTGCTGGCACGCAGCGCGTCAGTATGGCCTCGACCGCAAGCAGTTTGACCGCCCGCTGGCGCAGACTCAGCTGTTCCAGAAGAAACTGGCAGATATGCAGACGGAAATCGCGTTGGGCCTGCAGGGTTCCCTGCGCGTAGGCCGCATTATGGACGAACAGAAAAAGCACTTTGATCCGACCATGATTTCGCTGATCAAGCGCAATAACTGTGGCAAGGCGCTGGATATTGCCCGCACGGCCCGCGATATGCACGGCGGCAACGGTATTGCCGACGAATTCCATGTGATTCGCCATGTGATGAACCTGGAAGCGGTCAATACCTACGAAGGTACGCACGATGTACACGCACTGATCCTCGGCCGTGCTCAGACCGGTCTGCAGGCATTCTTCTAA
- a CDS encoding DUF599 domain-containing protein, with product MDFASLAGFCLTWAGYTVFARKKAKTAWCLASSMQWYRVEWMLRMLERDMRMPDAAILSNLERVIGFFASTSILILAGLVTALSANSAAVEVLSTLPFAEGTTVEQFELKVFVLILIYIFAFFNFTWSLRQYSFANVLLGAAPAVDEDDVSRDERRRYAISAAKVIDQAGHSYNYGLRSFYFSMAVMGWFIHPLLFVVGYLLVVLVLYLREFRSRTLQVILAAEGRSLDQARDK from the coding sequence ATGGATTTCGCGAGTTTGGCGGGTTTCTGCCTGACATGGGCCGGCTATACGGTATTTGCCCGTAAAAAGGCCAAAACCGCCTGGTGCCTGGCCTCTTCCATGCAGTGGTACCGCGTGGAATGGATGCTGCGCATGCTGGAGCGGGATATGCGGATGCCCGATGCCGCCATTCTCAGTAACCTGGAGCGGGTGATCGGCTTTTTTGCGTCTACCAGCATCCTGATTCTCGCGGGTCTGGTAACAGCGCTGTCGGCCAATAGCGCCGCTGTCGAAGTTTTGAGTACGCTGCCTTTTGCCGAAGGTACCACTGTTGAGCAGTTTGAGCTCAAGGTGTTTGTGCTGATCCTGATTTACATCTTTGCGTTTTTTAACTTCACCTGGTCCCTGCGCCAGTATTCCTTTGCCAATGTCCTGTTGGGTGCTGCGCCGGCGGTGGATGAGGATGATGTATCCAGAGATGAGCGACGCCGCTACGCGATCAGTGCTGCCAAGGTGATCGACCAGGCGGGCCACAGCTACAATTACGGATTGCGGTCGTTCTATTTCTCGATGGCGGTCATGGGCTGGTTTATCCACCCGCTACTGTTTGTGGTCGGGTACCTGCTGGTCGTGCTGGTGTTGTATTTGCGAGAGTTCCGCTCGCGCACGCTGCAGGTCATTCTGGCGGCCGAGGGACGGTCCCTGGATCAGGCGCGGGACAAGTAA
- a CDS encoding J domain-containing protein: MILLIAVAILAWLALQKFKSSTPQERRKLIVQWTLVAVALAAVLLAISGRLHWVGAAIAAILPIANRLWRTFGRHIPWLAPLIAKHAQARQQKKDNRQGQQSDSDQSGQDQFQQQQKPHQPNLTIAEARQVLSVSADATREEIIGAHRRLIQKFHPDRGGNDYLASRINAAKALLLKQFD; encoded by the coding sequence ATGATTCTGCTGATCGCCGTAGCCATTCTGGCCTGGCTGGCGCTACAAAAATTCAAATCCAGTACACCGCAGGAACGGCGCAAGCTGATCGTGCAGTGGACCCTGGTCGCGGTGGCATTGGCCGCCGTTCTCCTTGCGATCTCCGGACGCCTGCATTGGGTAGGCGCCGCCATCGCCGCAATACTCCCCATCGCCAATCGCCTGTGGCGCACTTTCGGGCGGCATATCCCCTGGCTCGCGCCACTGATCGCAAAGCACGCCCAGGCGCGACAACAAAAAAAGGACAATCGGCAGGGTCAGCAATCGGATTCTGATCAATCCGGGCAAGATCAATTCCAACAACAGCAGAAGCCACACCAGCCCAACCTCACCATTGCAGAAGCCCGACAGGTGCTGAGTGTCTCCGCCGATGCCACGCGCGAAGAAATCATTGGCGCACACCGCAGGCTGATTCAGAAATTCCACCCGGATCGCGGCGGTAACGACTACCTCGCTTCCCGTATTAACGCGGCAAAGGCGCTGCTGCTGAAACAGTTCGACTGA
- the msrA gene encoding peptide-methionine (S)-S-oxide reductase MsrA, with the protein MHYDKTQIPTAEEALPGRDTPMPVSGKHFVSGHSTVPPFPDGMEQAVFGMGCFWGAERLFWEIEGVYSTAAGYSGGHTPNPDYREVCSGGTGHAEVVLVVFDPAKVSYEALLRRFWEEHDPTQGMRQGNDLGTQYRSCIYCFSDTQLEQAQASQREFQQALQDKGYGGITTEIRQAPVFYYAEEDHQQYLAKNPDGYCGLAGTGACLIR; encoded by the coding sequence ATGCATTACGACAAGACCCAGATCCCCACTGCAGAGGAGGCCTTGCCGGGCCGTGATACCCCTATGCCTGTCAGTGGCAAGCACTTTGTCTCAGGTCATTCCACGGTGCCGCCGTTTCCGGATGGCATGGAGCAGGCGGTTTTCGGAATGGGGTGTTTCTGGGGCGCCGAGCGGCTGTTCTGGGAGATTGAAGGCGTATACAGCACAGCAGCCGGATACAGCGGCGGCCATACGCCGAACCCCGATTATCGCGAAGTCTGTTCCGGTGGCACCGGCCATGCCGAGGTAGTGCTGGTCGTATTCGATCCTGCCAAGGTAAGTTATGAAGCGCTATTGAGACGATTCTGGGAAGAGCACGACCCCACCCAGGGTATGCGCCAGGGGAATGACCTTGGTACCCAGTACCGCTCCTGTATTTACTGTTTCAGTGACACCCAGCTGGAGCAGGCACAGGCATCACAGCGGGAATTTCAGCAGGCCTTGCAGGATAAGGGCTATGGGGGCATTACCACGGAAATCCGCCAGGCGCCGGTGTTTTATTATGCAGAGGAAGACCACCAGCAATACCTGGCGAAGAACCCCGATGGCTATTGCGGCCTGGCCGGTACCGGGGCCTGCCTGATTCGTTGA
- a CDS encoding sulfurtransferase, whose translation MSFQGVIETAELADLLGNDKLVVLDCRYNLADTEAGERDYSTAHIPGARYASLHRDLSGPVQRYGGRHPLPDVTAFTDFARRAGVQKDTQVVVYDDQRCAFAARAWWLLRHFGHQQVAILNGGFKAWKDAGLPVQEGPGTKDEAQVSDFIASAHPSELLHHDDIYPYLNNPPWQLVDAREPRRFSGNEEPIDPIAGHIPTAVNKPWALLTNENGFIRPLSELREHWQSIPADDDILCYCGSGVTACVNLFSLYLIGREARLYPGSWSDWCAQILHPRHQQTSASQP comes from the coding sequence ATGAGCTTTCAGGGTGTGATCGAAACTGCCGAGCTGGCGGACCTGTTGGGAAATGACAAACTTGTCGTTCTCGACTGTCGCTACAATCTCGCCGACACAGAAGCCGGCGAGCGAGACTATTCTACAGCGCACATCCCCGGTGCGCGTTATGCCAGCCTGCACCGCGATCTTTCCGGCCCGGTACAGCGCTATGGCGGGCGCCACCCCCTGCCGGATGTAACCGCATTTACCGATTTCGCACGCCGTGCAGGGGTTCAAAAGGACACTCAAGTGGTTGTTTATGACGACCAACGCTGTGCCTTTGCGGCCAGAGCCTGGTGGTTACTGCGGCACTTCGGGCATCAGCAGGTCGCGATTTTGAATGGCGGCTTTAAGGCCTGGAAAGATGCAGGGTTACCGGTTCAGGAGGGGCCTGGCACCAAAGACGAGGCGCAGGTAAGCGACTTTATCGCATCCGCGCACCCTTCCGAGCTGCTGCATCACGATGATATTTATCCCTATCTGAACAATCCGCCGTGGCAACTGGTGGATGCACGCGAACCGCGGCGCTTTTCCGGTAACGAGGAACCTATCGACCCCATTGCCGGGCACATCCCCACTGCGGTCAACAAGCCCTGGGCACTGCTGACCAATGAAAATGGCTTCATCCGCCCGCTGTCGGAGCTGCGGGAGCACTGGCAGAGCATTCCGGCCGATGACGACATTCTGTGTTATTGCGGCTCCGGGGTCACTGCCTGTGTAAACCTGTTTTCCCTGTACCTGATCGGCCGCGAGGCGCGCCTGTATCCCGGTAGCTGGAGCGACTGGTGTGCGCAGATTCTTCACCCGCGCCATCAGCAAACGTCGGCCTCACAACCCTGA
- a CDS encoding class I SAM-dependent methyltransferase, with amino-acid sequence MADIRSLSRRMHGLTIRKNAHPDMRKLRREAGEASLHGNKFWRSSCLTMDYLKKHPLKKGARVLDLGCGWGLGGIYCAKAFDAEVTALDADKSVFPFAEYHAELNKVEITTWQCRYEKVTQKELANFDAVIGTDICFWDKLEAPLYNLTRRALRAGVGRVMLVDPGRSPFRSLAQRAEEKLDAQYFEWQTSRPMKASGCIMLAGE; translated from the coding sequence TTGGCGGATATCCGATCACTCAGCCGTCGAATGCATGGTTTAACCATCCGTAAAAATGCCCACCCCGATATGCGCAAGCTCCGGCGTGAAGCGGGGGAGGCCAGTCTGCATGGTAATAAGTTCTGGAGAAGTTCCTGTCTGACCATGGACTACCTCAAAAAGCACCCTCTTAAAAAGGGCGCCCGTGTACTGGATCTGGGGTGCGGCTGGGGACTGGGTGGTATTTACTGCGCCAAAGCTTTCGATGCGGAAGTGACGGCACTGGATGCAGACAAGAGCGTTTTCCCGTTTGCGGAATACCATGCCGAACTTAACAAGGTGGAGATTACCACCTGGCAATGCCGTTACGAGAAAGTGACCCAGAAGGAGTTGGCCAATTTTGATGCAGTGATCGGCACCGATATCTGCTTCTGGGACAAACTTGAAGCTCCACTCTACAATCTTACCCGCAGGGCGCTGCGCGCCGGCGTCGGGCGTGTCATGCTGGTCGACCCGGGGCGTTCCCCGTTTCGCAGCCTGGCACAACGGGCAGAAGAAAAGCTGGATGCACAATATTTTGAGTGGCAGACTTCGCGCCCCATGAAGGCGTCCGGCTGTATCATGTTGGCCGGAGAGTAG
- a CDS encoding alpha/beta fold hydrolase: MRATSSPATRLLFHALTTLHGNCARYCRGVFYAAGITVLLSVTTGCEQKASESDGKTVVAEPSRLIPKPCWFDTERDWPTTQCYMMEVPENHQKPAGRRIQFPVVRFFANITDPDKEPLLHLGAGGPGASMGLEAENVSDWLWANYADMSVDDGRDLIVIDPRGTGMATPKLSCTEFIEDANLAFTRNLSTDEESRVFTYSMERCYSRLSKTADLAHYNSSAIAADIEALRRAIGVPKLNLYGVSYASRYALTVARDFPDTVRAMVLNSAVFPEIIYTQQLPQDVIAAYQRGLDYCSKDKTCAKEYPDLKQRLEALVQILDEEPLTVETSNIQPDGPYPFVLTGQRLLRVLFQALYNESFYRQLPAIIQELESGQATLLKSSIASFMGLVLDPNFGDAAGISHFCYEEAPFVDFDQARSTAANSGILGGSVRSDIDLMQVQCRIWAIPSASMRESQPITTPVPTLIMHGGLDPVLSARDAEKSGRKLPHHQWLLFPELAHDVISASDCAEKAAAQFLDDPQQAVVDDAITCRNEELARQKELEQKLAEMRKQADQALPVEEETVPPQSDQSPAAARKPTPAQPQGGAVPPRQQESL; encoded by the coding sequence GTGCGCGCCACAAGCTCACCAGCCACCAGACTGCTCTTTCACGCCCTGACCACACTGCACGGTAACTGCGCCAGATACTGCCGCGGGGTATTTTATGCCGCTGGTATCACCGTCTTGCTGTCCGTTACCACCGGCTGTGAACAGAAAGCGTCAGAAAGTGACGGGAAAACGGTGGTCGCCGAGCCCAGTCGCCTGATCCCCAAGCCCTGCTGGTTTGATACCGAGCGCGACTGGCCGACCACCCAGTGTTACATGATGGAGGTACCGGAAAATCATCAGAAACCGGCCGGACGACGCATTCAGTTTCCAGTGGTACGTTTTTTTGCCAACATCACCGACCCGGATAAAGAGCCGCTGCTCCACTTGGGCGCCGGCGGTCCCGGCGCCAGCATGGGGCTGGAAGCTGAAAATGTCAGTGACTGGTTATGGGCAAACTATGCCGACATGAGCGTGGATGACGGCCGCGACCTGATCGTGATCGACCCGCGCGGTACAGGTATGGCGACCCCCAAACTGTCCTGCACGGAATTTATCGAAGATGCGAACCTGGCCTTTACCCGCAACCTCAGCACCGATGAAGAGTCCCGGGTATTCACCTACAGTATGGAGCGGTGTTACAGCCGCCTGAGCAAAACTGCCGACCTGGCACACTACAATAGCAGCGCTATTGCCGCAGATATCGAAGCGTTGCGCCGGGCCATCGGCGTCCCCAAGCTCAACCTGTACGGCGTCTCCTATGCCAGCCGATACGCACTTACCGTGGCCCGTGACTTCCCCGATACGGTCCGTGCCATGGTGCTTAACAGCGCAGTTTTCCCTGAAATCATTTACACCCAGCAATTACCGCAAGATGTAATCGCTGCGTATCAACGGGGCCTCGACTACTGCAGCAAAGACAAGACGTGCGCGAAAGAATACCCCGACCTGAAACAACGCCTGGAAGCACTGGTACAGATATTGGATGAAGAACCGCTGACAGTAGAGACCAGCAATATCCAACCCGACGGCCCCTACCCCTTCGTGCTTACCGGACAACGCCTGCTGCGCGTACTGTTTCAGGCACTCTACAATGAGAGTTTTTACCGGCAACTGCCGGCCATCATTCAGGAACTGGAGTCCGGCCAGGCCACGCTACTGAAATCCTCCATCGCCAGCTTTATGGGGCTCGTGCTCGACCCCAACTTCGGTGATGCCGCCGGCATCAGCCACTTCTGCTATGAAGAGGCGCCGTTCGTGGATTTTGATCAGGCCCGGAGTACTGCCGCCAACAGCGGCATACTGGGTGGATCGGTGCGCTCGGACATTGATTTGATGCAGGTACAGTGTCGTATCTGGGCGATACCCTCAGCCTCGATGCGGGAGTCGCAACCGATCACCACACCGGTGCCGACGCTGATTATGCATGGGGGCCTGGATCCGGTACTTTCGGCCCGGGATGCGGAGAAGTCCGGCCGCAAATTGCCCCACCACCAGTGGCTGCTGTTCCCGGAACTCGCCCACGATGTGATCTCGGCCAGCGATTGTGCGGAAAAGGCTGCGGCCCAATTTCTGGATGACCCGCAACAGGCGGTGGTGGACGACGCAATCACATGCCGCAACGAAGAGCTTGCCCGACAAAAGGAGCTGGAGCAGAAACTCGCCGAAATGCGCAAGCAAGCGGACCAGGCCCTGCCAGTCGAAGAAGAAACCGTGCCCCCACAATCGGATCAGTCGCCGGCCGCTGCTCGTAAACCCACCCCGGCGCAGCCTCAGGGCGGCGCTGTTCCACCCAGGCAGCAGGAGTCCTTGTAG